From Micromonospora echinospora, one genomic window encodes:
- a CDS encoding GntR family transcriptional regulator produces the protein MPQSEWIKGGGRSGGQARGQGAEAADPVRHKLPSGTELCAEFTVSRQVVRSAIDWLKARGLVDGAPGAGVFVRERATQ, from the coding sequence ATGCCGCAATCAGAGTGGATCAAGGGCGGCGGGCGGTCAGGCGGCCAGGCTCGCGGGCAAGGGGCCGAGGCGGCGGACCCGGTCCGGCACAAGCTGCCCTCGGGCACCGAACTCTGCGCCGAGTTCACGGTGTCCCGCCAGGTCGTACGCTCCGCCATCGACTGGCTCAAGGCGCGGGGACTCGTCGACGGCGCGCCTGGTGCCGGGGTGTTCGTCCGGGAGCGGGCCACCCAGTAG
- a CDS encoding S66 peptidase family protein, which produces MVDRTYPPKPRPGDRVAVVSPSAGLPAVFPHVYELGLRRLREELGLEPVEYPTTRLMDADPRDRARDVTAAFADPTVTAVLATIGGDDQITVTPHLDDAVLRANPKPYFGYSDNTNLLNHLHRLGIVGYHGGSVLVHLGRPGAPHPLTMESLRAALFTSDWYELRPAREWGDEPLDWGDPSTLDTEPPMFPGTGWTWAGPQRAVEGPVWGGNLEILHWLAAADRIAPAAELVGSVLLVETSEELPSAVEVYRMLRNLGERGLLAGFPAVLVGRAKAWDFARPHTVEQRHGYAEAQRAAVTRALREYAPDAVVVFDVDLGHTDPQLIVPYGGQVRVDAVTRRITVRY; this is translated from the coding sequence ATGGTCGACCGCACGTACCCGCCCAAACCGCGCCCCGGCGACCGGGTCGCGGTGGTCTCCCCGTCCGCCGGACTGCCGGCGGTCTTCCCGCACGTGTACGAGCTGGGCCTGCGCCGGCTCCGGGAGGAGCTCGGGCTGGAGCCGGTCGAGTACCCGACCACCCGGCTGATGGACGCCGACCCCCGCGACCGGGCCCGGGACGTCACCGCCGCGTTCGCCGACCCGACCGTCACGGCGGTGCTCGCCACCATCGGCGGCGACGACCAGATCACCGTGACCCCGCACCTGGACGACGCGGTGCTGCGCGCCAACCCCAAGCCGTACTTCGGTTACTCGGACAACACCAACCTGCTCAACCACCTGCACCGGCTGGGCATCGTGGGCTACCACGGCGGATCGGTGCTGGTGCACCTCGGCCGCCCGGGCGCGCCGCATCCGCTGACCATGGAGTCGTTGCGCGCCGCCCTGTTCACCTCGGACTGGTACGAGCTGCGCCCGGCCCGGGAGTGGGGCGACGAGCCCCTCGACTGGGGCGACCCGTCGACCCTGGACACCGAGCCGCCGATGTTCCCGGGCACCGGCTGGACGTGGGCCGGGCCGCAGCGCGCCGTCGAGGGGCCCGTGTGGGGCGGCAACCTGGAGATCCTGCACTGGCTGGCCGCCGCCGACCGGATCGCCCCGGCCGCCGAGCTGGTCGGCTCGGTGCTGCTGGTCGAGACGTCCGAGGAACTGCCGTCGGCCGTCGAGGTGTACCGGATGCTGCGCAACCTGGGGGAGCGGGGGCTGCTCGCCGGCTTCCCCGCCGTCCTGGTCGGACGGGCCAAGGCCTGGGACTTCGCCCGCCCGCACACCGTCGAGCAGCGCCACGGGTACGCCGAGGCGCAGCGGGCGGCGGTCACCCGCGCGTTGCGCGAGTACGCCCCGGACGCCGTGGTCGTCTTCGACGTCGACCTCGGTCACACCGACCCGCAGTTGATCGTCCCGTACGGCGGGCAGGTGCGCGTCGACGCCGTGACCCGCCGCATCACCGTCCGCTACTGA
- the ppc gene encoding phosphoenolpyruvate carboxylase — translation MTDQHDHDGPDAALRADIRRLGTLLGQTLARQEGRPLLDLVEEIRALVRTDAPAAAHRLGGLDVTTGTKLARAFSTYFHLANITEQVHRARDLRRRRAVQGGWLDQAATMISERGVPAEEIAGAARRLAVRPVFTAHPTEAARRSILSKLRAIADELDTETANAILYGASDEGPANRRLAELLDLMWQTDELRLDRPDPTDEARNAIYYLRDLYAEAAPQVLDDLADTLRTLGVETSPTARPLSFGTWIGGDRDGNPFVTPAVTREVLVIQHEHGIAATERAMDHLINEVSVSRRLRGVSLDLSASLATDLDALPEVAPRFRRVNAEEPYRLKARCVKAKLANTRQRLRQGTPHVPGRDYRGSAELVADLELLRASLARNSGQLTAVGRLASTIRTVSAFGLHLATMDIREHAEAHHAVLAQLYKAVGEVDDYPSLTRLERTKLLADELTGRRPLSTADTPLTEGARKTFDVFGAIREAQDRFGAEVIESYIVSMTLGVDDVLAAVVLAREAGLVDVHSGRARIGFVPLLETPAELNAGGELLDELLSLPAYRQLVAARDDVQEVMLGYSDSNKEAGITTSQWSIHRAQRALRDVAARHGVHLRLFHGRGGTVGRGGGPTHEAILAQPYGTLDGAIKVTEQGEVISDKYTLPSLARENLELTLAAVLQATLLHTAPRQPAEMLERWDAAMDVVSESAFRRYRSLVEDPDLPAYFWASTPTELLGALNIGSRPAKRPNTGAGLAGLRAIPWVFGWTQTRQIVPGWYGVGSGLAAAREAGLSDVLAEMHRNWHFFRTFLSNVEMMLTKTDLTIARRYVETLVPEPLQPIFGKIEQEYELTKQEVLAVTGSPALLENSPVLQRTLAVRDTYLEPLHHLQVALLRQYRDSGAAGRAVATAPGGRRAPSDGTALERALLTTVNGIAAGMRNTG, via the coding sequence GTGACCGACCAGCACGACCACGACGGCCCGGACGCCGCGCTGCGGGCCGACATCCGCCGACTGGGCACCCTGCTCGGACAGACCCTGGCCCGGCAGGAGGGGCGCCCCCTGCTCGACCTGGTCGAGGAGATCCGCGCCCTGGTCCGCACCGACGCCCCGGCGGCCGCGCACCGCCTCGGCGGCCTCGACGTCACCACCGGCACCAAGCTGGCGCGGGCCTTCTCCACCTACTTCCACCTGGCGAACATCACCGAGCAGGTGCACCGGGCGCGGGACCTGCGCCGTCGCCGCGCCGTGCAGGGCGGCTGGCTGGACCAGGCCGCCACCATGATCTCCGAGCGTGGCGTACCGGCGGAGGAGATCGCCGGAGCGGCCCGCCGGCTCGCGGTCCGGCCGGTCTTCACCGCCCACCCGACCGAGGCGGCCCGCCGCTCGATCCTGTCCAAGCTCCGCGCCATCGCCGACGAGCTGGACACCGAGACGGCCAACGCGATCCTCTACGGCGCGAGCGACGAGGGACCGGCGAACCGCCGCCTCGCCGAACTGCTCGACCTGATGTGGCAGACCGACGAGCTGCGGCTGGACCGGCCGGACCCGACCGACGAGGCCCGCAACGCCATCTACTACCTGCGCGACCTGTACGCCGAGGCCGCGCCGCAGGTCCTCGACGACCTGGCCGACACGCTGCGCACCCTGGGCGTGGAGACCTCGCCGACCGCCCGGCCGTTGAGCTTCGGCACGTGGATCGGCGGCGACCGGGACGGCAACCCGTTCGTCACCCCGGCGGTGACCCGTGAGGTGCTGGTCATCCAGCACGAGCACGGCATCGCCGCCACCGAGCGGGCGATGGACCACCTGATCAACGAGGTGTCGGTCTCCCGTCGGCTGCGCGGCGTCTCGCTCGACCTGTCCGCCAGCCTCGCCACCGACCTTGACGCGCTGCCCGAGGTTGCCCCCCGGTTCCGCCGGGTCAACGCCGAGGAGCCGTACCGGCTCAAGGCCCGGTGCGTGAAGGCGAAGCTGGCCAACACCCGGCAGCGGCTGCGCCAGGGCACCCCGCACGTGCCGGGACGGGACTACCGTGGCTCCGCCGAGCTGGTCGCCGACCTGGAGCTGCTGCGCGCCTCGCTGGCCCGCAACTCCGGTCAGCTCACCGCCGTGGGGCGGCTCGCCTCGACGATCCGGACGGTGTCGGCGTTCGGCCTGCACCTGGCGACGATGGACATCCGCGAGCACGCCGAGGCGCACCACGCCGTGCTCGCCCAGCTCTACAAGGCCGTCGGCGAGGTGGACGACTACCCGTCGCTGACCCGCCTGGAGCGGACGAAGCTCCTCGCCGACGAGCTGACCGGACGCCGGCCGCTCTCCACCGCGGACACCCCGCTGACCGAGGGGGCCCGGAAGACCTTCGACGTCTTCGGCGCGATCCGGGAGGCCCAGGACCGGTTCGGCGCCGAGGTCATCGAGTCGTACATCGTCTCAATGACGCTCGGCGTGGACGACGTGCTCGCCGCCGTGGTGCTGGCCCGCGAGGCGGGGCTGGTCGACGTGCACAGCGGCCGGGCGCGGATCGGGTTCGTACCGCTGCTGGAGACCCCGGCCGAGCTGAACGCCGGCGGCGAGCTGCTCGACGAGCTGCTGTCGCTGCCCGCGTACCGGCAGTTGGTGGCGGCCCGCGACGACGTGCAGGAGGTGATGCTCGGCTACTCCGACTCCAACAAGGAGGCCGGCATCACCACCAGCCAGTGGTCGATCCACCGGGCGCAGCGGGCGCTGCGGGACGTGGCCGCCCGGCACGGCGTGCACCTGCGGCTGTTCCACGGCCGGGGCGGCACGGTCGGCCGGGGCGGCGGCCCCACCCACGAGGCGATCCTGGCCCAGCCGTACGGCACGCTGGACGGCGCGATCAAGGTCACCGAGCAGGGCGAGGTCATCTCCGACAAGTACACCCTGCCGTCGCTGGCCCGGGAGAACCTGGAACTGACCCTGGCCGCCGTGCTCCAGGCGACGTTGCTGCACACCGCGCCCCGGCAGCCAGCCGAGATGCTGGAACGCTGGGACGCCGCGATGGACGTGGTCTCCGAGTCGGCGTTCCGGCGCTACCGCTCCCTGGTGGAGGACCCGGACCTGCCGGCGTACTTCTGGGCGTCCACCCCGACCGAGCTGCTCGGCGCGCTGAACATCGGCTCCCGGCCGGCGAAGCGGCCGAACACCGGCGCGGGACTGGCCGGGCTGCGGGCGATCCCGTGGGTGTTCGGCTGGACCCAGACCCGGCAGATCGTCCCCGGCTGGTACGGGGTGGGCTCCGGGCTGGCCGCCGCCCGTGAGGCGGGGCTCTCCGACGTGCTCGCCGAGATGCACCGGAACTGGCACTTCTTCCGGACGTTCCTGTCGAACGTCGAGATGATGCTGACCAAGACCGACCTGACCATCGCCCGCCGGTACGTCGAGACCCTGGTCCCGGAGCCCCTGCAACCGATCTTCGGCAAGATCGAGCAGGAGTACGAGCTGACCAAGCAGGAGGTGCTGGCGGTGACCGGTTCCCCCGCCCTGCTGGAGAACTCCCCGGTGCTCCAGCGCACCCTGGCCGTACGGGACACCTATCTCGAACCGCTGCACCACCTCCAGGTGGCGCTGCTGCGGCAGTACCGCGACTCCGGGGCGGCCGGACGTGCGGTGGCCACCGCGCCGGGCGGTCGCCGGGCCCCCAGCGACGGTACGGCCCTGGAGCGTGCGCTGCTCACCACGGTGAACGGCATCGCCGCCGGGATGCGCAACACCGGCTGA
- a CDS encoding DNA recombination protein RmuC — translation MDFSTLAVVVVCLGAGGAVGWFAARARAAAEIARLDATLHAAREGEGRLEQSMRALNYEATAQSQEAVARAVAPLHETLRRYESRVTELERDRVDAYAELREQVRAMGAVSGELRTETKQLVAALRAPQVRGRWGEHQLRRIVEAAGMLEHCDFAEQVTAAVDDRQVRPDLVVRLHGGRSVVVDAKAPFDAYLTAMEARDDRERDTRLRAHAKHLRAHVDALAAKSYWAAFDDTPEFVVLFVPADPFLDVALQHDPTLLEHAFGRNVVLATPATLVALLRTVAYSWRQEALARNAVAVHSLARELYSRLSTLGEHVGRLGGSLGAAVTAYNRAVGSLEARVLVSARKLAELGVSDQELTTPSQVEVAPRQPQAPELTESRE, via the coding sequence ATGGACTTCTCGACGCTGGCCGTGGTGGTGGTCTGCCTCGGTGCCGGCGGCGCGGTCGGCTGGTTCGCGGCGCGGGCCCGCGCGGCGGCGGAGATCGCCCGGCTGGACGCCACACTGCACGCCGCCCGCGAGGGCGAGGGCCGGCTGGAGCAGTCAATGCGGGCGTTGAACTACGAGGCGACCGCCCAGTCGCAGGAGGCGGTGGCCCGGGCGGTCGCGCCGCTGCACGAGACGCTGCGCCGCTACGAGTCCCGGGTGACCGAACTGGAGCGTGACCGGGTGGACGCCTACGCCGAACTGCGCGAGCAGGTGCGGGCCATGGGCGCCGTCTCCGGTGAGCTGCGCACCGAGACCAAGCAGCTGGTGGCGGCGTTGCGCGCGCCCCAGGTACGCGGGCGGTGGGGTGAGCACCAGCTCCGCCGGATCGTCGAGGCGGCCGGCATGTTGGAGCACTGCGACTTCGCCGAGCAGGTCACCGCCGCCGTCGACGACCGGCAGGTCCGCCCCGACCTGGTGGTCCGGTTGCACGGCGGGCGTTCGGTGGTGGTGGACGCCAAGGCGCCCTTCGACGCGTACCTGACCGCGATGGAGGCACGTGACGACCGGGAGCGGGACACCCGCCTGCGGGCACACGCGAAACACCTCCGGGCCCATGTGGACGCGCTGGCCGCGAAGTCCTACTGGGCGGCGTTCGACGACACGCCGGAGTTCGTGGTGCTCTTCGTGCCGGCCGATCCGTTCCTGGACGTGGCGTTGCAGCACGACCCGACGCTGCTGGAGCACGCGTTCGGCCGGAACGTCGTGCTGGCCACCCCGGCGACCCTGGTGGCGCTGCTGCGGACGGTGGCCTACTCCTGGCGGCAGGAGGCCCTGGCCCGTAACGCGGTGGCGGTGCACTCGCTGGCCCGGGAGCTGTACAGCCGGCTGTCCACGCTGGGCGAGCACGTCGGCCGGCTCGGGGGCTCGCTGGGTGCGGCGGTGACCGCGTACAACCGGGCGGTCGGCTCGCTGGAGGCGCGGGTGCTGGTCAGTGCCCGCAAACTGGCCGAGCTGGGGGTCTCCGACCAGGAGTTGACCACACCGTCGCAGGTGGAGGTGGCCCCCCGGCAGCCGCAGGCCCCGGAGCTGACGGAGTCTCGAGAGTAG
- a CDS encoding S8 family serine peptidase — protein MSKPRNLGRRTSAALFASVVAAGAMTGAGSAATASAAPSDAAPATAAETLGAHDAKLLAEAEAKKAPTVTMIVATDKGQAKKVADGMEKLGGAISQRFDSIGYVLAKVPTDKALKAARLPGVAAVDLDEVIQLPDPTPEAAPAGSRSAKQGATLSGPGADTGAVNPYMPTHETGAEKFKASNPEWDGRGITIGIMDSGVDLDHPALQKTTTGERKIVDWVTATDPLEDATWRAMITEVTGPTFTVGTSTFKAPAGTYRFNRFSESITRASDPAGDVNRDGDTTDTWGILYDPVTHNIWVDVDQDNDFTDEAVMRPYKEKFDVGRFGTDNPATAVREQIPFVVEYREDVDTRPVGGPGLVDYVNIGIVESTHGSHVAGITAANDMLGNSAFDGAAPGAKLVSARACSWGGGCTFAALTTGMADLVINRKVDVVNMSIGGLPTLNDGSNARAVLYNELVEVYGVQLVLSAGNSGPGVNTVGDPSVATNVISTAASISKETWLANYGSVVTTKNALFNFSSRGPREDGGLKPQLTAPGSAISTAPTWQAGSPVAEAGYPLPPGYAMINGTSMAAPQAAGATALLLSAAKATGTGVTPAALRRALYTSAKPIADVPTYGQGYGMVNVPGAWNLLRKGVETRSYTSEAAVCTELSGNLTRYDSSLGQFVPNPHRGVGVYNRCAANAGGHKVGQSKTYPVKITRTSGPAGTIKHDIELRGNDGTFKAPKSVSLPLNKTVTVDVTAKATTTGAHGAIMTIDDPATSVVDFEVSTVVVASNDVKAPDFAYSASGSVNRNSFTSYFVTVPPGAGALQVNLSGIATGSQTRFIAFNPYGVPVDPTSSLSCYTNFSDAAACKPQERDYQNPIAGVWEIEVESRRTSPALNNPFKLDVRVQGVKVEPAIVELPSVPAGQPTQVTWSLKNTFGPVSVSGRGAPLSSVNAARPTIGEGASQEYVVEVPAGATTFTARIGNPAEVGADLDLFVFRGTTEVGRQADGDSEEAVTINNPPAGTYRVVVEGYAVNGPGSTTAYDYRDSFSAPALGTLSAPTTATPMPHGATASLTGTVTAASTPQAGRSLFGELAVVTSEGAVVGRGSVSIGAVN, from the coding sequence GTGAGTAAACCCCGCAACCTGGGCCGGCGTACCTCCGCCGCGCTCTTCGCGTCCGTCGTGGCGGCTGGCGCCATGACCGGCGCGGGCAGTGCCGCCACCGCGAGCGCCGCTCCGTCCGATGCCGCTCCGGCCACCGCCGCCGAGACGCTGGGCGCGCACGACGCCAAGCTCCTCGCCGAGGCCGAGGCCAAGAAGGCCCCCACCGTCACGATGATCGTCGCCACCGACAAGGGGCAGGCGAAGAAGGTCGCCGACGGCATGGAGAAGCTGGGCGGCGCGATCAGCCAGCGCTTCGACAGCATCGGCTACGTCCTGGCCAAGGTGCCCACCGACAAGGCGCTCAAGGCGGCCCGGCTGCCCGGTGTCGCCGCGGTGGACCTGGACGAGGTCATCCAGCTGCCCGACCCGACGCCGGAGGCGGCCCCGGCCGGCAGCCGGTCCGCGAAGCAGGGGGCGACCCTCAGCGGCCCCGGCGCGGACACCGGAGCGGTCAACCCGTACATGCCGACCCACGAGACCGGCGCCGAGAAGTTCAAGGCCAGCAACCCCGAGTGGGACGGTCGTGGCATCACCATCGGCATCATGGACTCCGGTGTGGACCTCGACCACCCGGCGCTCCAGAAGACCACCACCGGCGAGCGCAAGATCGTCGACTGGGTGACCGCGACCGACCCGCTGGAGGACGCCACCTGGCGGGCCATGATCACTGAGGTGACCGGGCCGACCTTCACCGTCGGCACCTCCACCTTCAAGGCCCCGGCCGGCACCTACCGGTTCAACCGGTTCAGCGAGTCGATCACGCGGGCCAGCGACCCGGCCGGCGACGTCAACCGTGACGGCGACACCACCGACACCTGGGGCATCCTCTACGACCCGGTGACCCACAACATCTGGGTGGACGTCGACCAGGACAACGACTTCACCGACGAGGCCGTGATGCGGCCCTACAAGGAGAAGTTCGACGTCGGCCGCTTCGGCACCGACAACCCGGCCACCGCCGTACGGGAGCAGATCCCGTTCGTGGTCGAGTACCGCGAGGACGTGGACACCCGCCCGGTCGGCGGCCCCGGCCTGGTCGACTACGTCAACATCGGCATCGTCGAGAGCACCCACGGTAGCCATGTCGCCGGCATCACCGCCGCCAACGACATGCTCGGCAACAGCGCCTTCGACGGCGCCGCCCCCGGTGCCAAGCTGGTTTCCGCCCGTGCCTGCTCGTGGGGCGGTGGCTGCACCTTCGCCGCCCTCACCACCGGTATGGCCGACCTGGTGATCAACCGCAAGGTCGACGTGGTCAACATGTCGATCGGTGGCCTGCCGACCCTGAACGACGGCTCGAACGCCCGCGCGGTGCTCTACAACGAGCTGGTCGAGGTCTACGGCGTCCAGCTCGTCCTCTCGGCCGGCAACTCCGGTCCGGGTGTGAACACGGTCGGCGACCCGTCGGTCGCCACCAACGTGATCAGCACCGCGGCCAGCATCAGCAAGGAGACCTGGCTGGCCAACTACGGCTCGGTGGTGACGACGAAGAACGCCCTGTTCAACTTCTCGTCCCGTGGCCCCCGTGAGGACGGCGGTCTCAAGCCGCAGCTCACCGCGCCGGGCTCGGCCATCTCCACCGCGCCGACCTGGCAGGCCGGCAGCCCGGTCGCCGAGGCCGGCTACCCGCTGCCCCCGGGCTACGCGATGATCAACGGCACCTCGATGGCCGCCCCGCAGGCCGCCGGTGCCACCGCGCTGCTGCTCTCGGCCGCCAAGGCGACCGGCACGGGCGTCACCCCGGCCGCGCTGCGCCGCGCGCTGTACACCTCGGCCAAGCCGATCGCCGACGTCCCGACCTACGGGCAGGGCTACGGCATGGTCAACGTGCCGGGCGCGTGGAACCTGCTCCGCAAGGGCGTGGAGACCCGCTCCTACACCTCCGAGGCGGCGGTCTGCACCGAGCTGTCGGGCAACCTGACCCGGTACGATTCCTCGCTCGGCCAGTTCGTGCCGAACCCGCACCGGGGCGTGGGTGTTTACAACCGCTGCGCCGCGAACGCAGGTGGCCACAAGGTCGGGCAGAGCAAGACCTACCCGGTGAAGATCACCCGTACCAGCGGCCCGGCCGGCACGATCAAGCACGACATCGAGCTGCGCGGCAACGACGGCACCTTCAAGGCGCCGAAGTCCGTCTCGCTGCCGCTGAACAAGACCGTCACGGTCGACGTCACCGCCAAGGCGACCACCACCGGGGCGCACGGCGCGATCATGACGATCGACGACCCGGCGACCAGCGTCGTCGACTTCGAGGTCTCCACCGTGGTGGTCGCCTCGAACGACGTGAAGGCCCCGGACTTCGCGTACTCGGCCTCGGGCTCGGTGAACCGGAACAGCTTCACCTCGTACTTCGTGACCGTTCCGCCGGGCGCGGGCGCGCTCCAGGTGAACCTCTCCGGCATCGCCACCGGCTCGCAGACCCGGTTCATCGCCTTCAACCCGTACGGCGTGCCGGTCGACCCCACCTCCAGCCTGAGCTGCTACACCAACTTCTCCGACGCCGCCGCCTGCAAGCCGCAGGAGCGGGACTACCAGAACCCGATCGCCGGGGTCTGGGAGATCGAGGTGGAGTCGCGGCGGACCTCGCCGGCCCTGAACAACCCGTTCAAGCTCGACGTGCGGGTCCAGGGCGTCAAGGTGGAGCCGGCCATCGTCGAGCTGCCGTCGGTCCCCGCCGGTCAGCCGACCCAGGTGACCTGGTCGCTGAAGAACACCTTCGGCCCGGTCTCGGTCTCCGGCCGGGGTGCCCCGCTCTCCAGCGTCAACGCCGCGCGTCCGACGATCGGTGAGGGCGCCTCGCAGGAGTACGTCGTCGAGGTGCCGGCCGGTGCGACCACCTTCACCGCCCGGATCGGCAACCCGGCCGAGGTCGGCGCCGACCTCGACCTGTTCGTCTTCCGGGGTACCACCGAGGTCGGCCGCCAGGCCGACGGTGACTCCGAGGAGGCGGTGACCATCAACAACCCGCCGGCGGGCACCTACCGGGTGGTCGTCGAGGGCTACGCGGTCAACGGCCCGGGTTCCACCACCGCCTACGACTACCGGGACTCGTTCTCGGCGCCGGCGCTGGGCACCCTGTCCGCCCCGACCACGGCGACCCCGATGCCGCACGGCGCCACCGCCAGCCTCACCGGCACGGTGACGGCGGCGTCGACGCCGCAGGCGGGCCGGTCGCTCTTCGGCGAGCTGGCCGTGGTGACCAGCGAGGGCGCGGTCGTCGGCCGTGGCTCGGTCTCCATCGGCGCGGTCAACTGA
- a CDS encoding 4-hydroxy-3-methylbut-2-enyl diphosphate reductase, translated as MTEAQATPQTGKRVLLAKPRGYCAGVDRAVQTVEEALTLYGAPIYVRKQIVHNKHVVQTLEAKGAIFVEENDEVPEGATVIFSAHGVAPEVHEQARARSLRAIDATCPLVTKVHHEAKRFAAEDYDILLIGHEGHEEVVGTTGEAPAHIQLVDGPEDADRVTVRDPEKVVWLSQTTLSVDETLETVARLKKRLPMLQSPPSDDICYATSNRQQVVKEIAPQCDVVIVVGSRNSSNSVRLVEVALDAGARAGYLVDFASEIDDAWLAGARTVGLTSGASVPDELVQEVLAHLAVRGFADVEEIVTANERLTFSLPQELKRDMRAAAAARS; from the coding sequence GTGACCGAGGCTCAGGCGACTCCCCAGACCGGCAAGCGCGTGCTCCTGGCGAAGCCCCGTGGCTACTGCGCCGGCGTCGACCGCGCGGTGCAGACCGTCGAGGAGGCGCTCACGCTCTACGGTGCCCCGATCTACGTGCGCAAGCAGATCGTGCACAACAAGCACGTCGTGCAGACGCTGGAGGCCAAGGGCGCGATCTTCGTCGAGGAGAACGACGAGGTCCCCGAGGGCGCGACCGTCATCTTCTCCGCGCACGGCGTGGCCCCCGAGGTGCACGAGCAGGCCCGGGCCCGATCGCTGCGGGCCATCGACGCGACCTGCCCCCTGGTCACCAAGGTCCACCACGAGGCGAAGCGGTTCGCCGCCGAGGACTACGACATCCTGCTGATCGGGCACGAGGGGCACGAGGAGGTCGTCGGCACCACCGGCGAGGCCCCCGCCCACATCCAGCTCGTGGACGGCCCCGAGGACGCCGACCGGGTGACCGTGCGTGACCCCGAGAAGGTCGTCTGGCTCTCCCAGACCACGCTGTCGGTGGACGAGACGCTGGAGACGGTGGCCCGGCTGAAGAAGCGGTTGCCGATGCTCCAGTCCCCGCCGAGCGACGACATCTGCTACGCCACCTCCAACCGGCAGCAGGTGGTCAAGGAGATCGCGCCGCAGTGCGACGTGGTGATCGTCGTCGGCTCGCGCAACTCCTCGAACTCGGTCCGCCTGGTCGAGGTCGCGCTGGACGCGGGGGCCCGCGCCGGCTACCTGGTCGACTTCGCCTCCGAGATCGACGACGCCTGGCTGGCCGGGGCCCGTACGGTCGGCCTGACCTCCGGCGCGAGCGTCCCGGACGAGCTGGTGCAGGAGGTGCTGGCCCACCTCGCCGTCCGGGGCTTCGCCGACGTGGAGGAGATCGTCACCGCCAACGAGCGGCTGACCTTCTCCCTCCCGCAGGAGCTGAAGCGGGACATGCGGGCCGCCGCCGCTGCCCGGAGCTGA
- the xseA gene encoding exodeoxyribonuclease VII large subunit — translation MSGQSAGNAGGEGGGVPRSTAEEPWPVRVVSQKVGAWIARLGWVWVDGQVAQISRRPGASTVFLTLRDPSADLSLTVTTNRDVLDAGAPELREGARVVLHAKPEFYAARGTLSLRADEIRQVGLGELLARLEKLKKLLAAEGLFDRARKRRLPFLPGRIGLITGRASAAERDVLTNARRRWPAVEFRTVNVAVQGPGAVPQIVDALKVLDTDPSVDVIVIARGGGGIEDLLPFSDEALCRAVFACRTPVVSAIGHETDTPLLDYVADVRASTPTDAAKRVVPDLTEEVRLIRQARHRVERAVRNLVDRESHRLDLLRSRPVLARPQVMVEQRAADLAALRARTGRCLDHRLGTAENDLRHTLARLRALSPAATLDRGYAIVQRADGHVVRAATEVAPGDPLRVRLAAGELAATVDD, via the coding sequence GTGAGTGGTCAGAGTGCCGGAAACGCGGGCGGCGAGGGTGGCGGGGTGCCCCGGAGCACGGCCGAGGAGCCGTGGCCGGTCCGGGTGGTCAGCCAGAAGGTCGGGGCCTGGATCGCCCGGCTCGGCTGGGTCTGGGTCGACGGGCAGGTGGCGCAGATCAGCCGGCGGCCGGGCGCCTCCACGGTCTTCCTCACCCTGCGTGACCCGTCCGCCGACCTGAGCCTCACCGTCACCACCAACCGGGACGTGCTCGACGCGGGCGCGCCGGAGCTGCGCGAGGGCGCCCGGGTGGTGCTGCACGCCAAGCCGGAGTTCTACGCCGCCCGGGGCACGCTCAGCCTCCGCGCCGACGAGATCCGTCAGGTCGGCCTCGGTGAGCTGCTGGCCCGGCTGGAGAAGCTCAAGAAGCTGCTCGCCGCCGAGGGGCTCTTCGACCGGGCCCGCAAGCGCCGGCTGCCGTTCCTGCCCGGCCGGATCGGGCTGATCACCGGCCGGGCCTCCGCCGCTGAGCGGGACGTGCTGACCAACGCCCGCCGCCGCTGGCCGGCGGTCGAGTTCCGCACGGTCAACGTGGCGGTGCAGGGACCGGGCGCGGTGCCGCAGATCGTGGACGCGCTCAAGGTGCTCGACACCGACCCGTCGGTCGACGTGATCGTCATCGCCCGGGGCGGCGGTGGCATCGAGGACCTGCTGCCCTTCTCCGACGAGGCGCTCTGCCGGGCGGTCTTCGCCTGTCGTACGCCGGTGGTCAGCGCGATCGGCCACGAGACCGACACCCCGCTGCTGGACTACGTCGCCGACGTGCGCGCCTCCACCCCGACCGACGCCGCCAAGCGGGTCGTGCCCGACCTCACCGAGGAGGTGCGCCTCATCCGGCAGGCCCGGCACCGGGTGGAACGGGCGGTCCGCAACCTCGTCGACCGGGAGTCGCACCGGCTCGACCTGCTCCGGTCCCGTCCGGTGCTGGCCCGCCCACAGGTCATGGTCGAACAGCGGGCCGCCGACCTGGCCGCGCTGCGCGCCCGGACCGGCCGCTGCCTGGACCACCGGCTCGGCACCGCCGAGAACGACCTGCGGCACACCCTGGCCCGCCTGCGGGCCCTCTCCCCCGCCGCCACCCTGGACCGTGGCTACGCGATCGTGCAGCGCGCCGACGGGCACGTCGTCCGGGCGGCGACCGAGGTAGCCCCCGGGGACCCGCTGCGGGTACGCCTCGCCGCCGGTGAACTCGCCGCGACGGTGGACGACTGA